A window of Methanolobus sediminis contains these coding sequences:
- a CDS encoding formylglycine-generating enzyme family protein — translation MIKRSYMTFIMCLVLMAAVFASGCTGSDDTVNEESQQEPVADTASTPEETQVDDSTFTNSIGMEFVKISAGDFLMGAPEDEQYSDREERPVHQVTIGNDFYIGVYEMTQDQWVEVMGENPSYFTGDGDLPVEKVSWAAVNEFIDALNEMEGTESYRLPTEAEWEYAARAGTDTAFSFGDDTSMMADYGWFDDNSEDKTRPVGMKEANPWGLYDVHGNVAEWVQDQYHSNYNKAPTDGSEWTGGVDRRVIRGGSWENAEENCRSASRDSIGEGSRMNYIGFRLVKEI, via the coding sequence ATGATTAAAAGATCTTACATGACATTTATCATGTGTCTCGTTCTCATGGCTGCAGTCTTTGCAAGTGGCTGCACCGGTTCGGATGACACTGTAAATGAAGAATCACAGCAGGAACCTGTGGCTGATACGGCTTCCACTCCTGAGGAAACCCAGGTCGATGACAGTACTTTTACCAATTCTATCGGAATGGAATTTGTAAAGATTTCCGCAGGTGATTTCCTGATGGGTGCTCCAGAAGATGAACAGTATAGTGACAGGGAAGAAAGACCTGTTCATCAGGTGACCATTGGAAATGATTTCTATATAGGTGTTTATGAAATGACCCAGGACCAGTGGGTGGAAGTTATGGGTGAGAATCCTTCTTACTTCACAGGTGATGGCGACCTTCCTGTAGAGAAAGTTTCCTGGGCAGCGGTCAATGAGTTTATTGATGCTCTAAATGAGATGGAAGGAACTGAAAGCTACCGCCTTCCTACTGAGGCTGAGTGGGAGTATGCTGCAAGAGCCGGCACTGATACTGCTTTCTCATTTGGTGATGATACTTCAATGATGGCTGATTATGGCTGGTTCGATGATAACTCAGAGGACAAGACCAGACCTGTTGGCATGAAGGAAGCAAACCCATGGGGTCTTTATGATGTACATGGAAACGTTGCTGAATGGGTCCAGGATCAGTATCACAGCAATTACAATAAAGCACCAACTGATGGTAGTGAGTGGACAGGTGGTGTAGACCGAAGAGTTATCCGTGGTGGAAGCTGGGAAAATGCAGAAGAGAATTGTCGTTCCGCTTCCAGAGATAGCATTGGCGAAGGAAGCCGCATGAATTACATCGGTTTCCGTCTTGTGAAGGAGATTTGA
- the cobZ gene encoding alpha-ribazole phosphatase CobZ, protein MKLSDIESKDLKKNQSKELEGEITRDIIEILEEEGITVRMLVDAALELYAPHPGIETRELAEEKFLRELDIAVSDPNLCLLIYSGILLEKEGLEGRLPNISRSSYEKDLTFIIADEVLGMSISKYISGDKGMFEFVRFDKQKPGILAELGPFMDDIIGGLIGGVSANMYTRAMAEAAEMAKKKKTDPENKSDVISG, encoded by the coding sequence ATGAAATTATCGGATATAGAATCAAAAGACCTGAAAAAGAACCAATCCAAGGAACTGGAGGGTGAGATCACCAGGGATATAATCGAGATCCTTGAAGAGGAAGGAATTACAGTCCGGATGCTTGTTGATGCTGCACTTGAACTGTATGCGCCGCATCCGGGTATAGAGACAAGGGAACTCGCAGAGGAAAAGTTCCTCAGAGAACTTGATATCGCAGTATCCGATCCGAATCTCTGTCTTCTGATCTATTCCGGTATCTTACTTGAAAAAGAAGGGCTTGAAGGGCGTTTGCCTAATATAAGCAGAAGTTCATACGAAAAGGACCTGACATTCATCATTGCAGATGAAGTGCTTGGTATGAGTATTTCCAAGTATATCAGTGGTGATAAAGGAATGTTTGAGTTCGTACGCTTTGACAAACAAAAACCTGGAATTCTTGCAGAACTTGGTCCTTTTATGGATGATATCATCGGCGGTCTTATAGGCGGAGTGTCTGCCAATATGTACACAAGAGCAATGGCAGAAGCTGCTGAAATGGCTAAAAAGAAGAAAACCGATCCTGAAAATAAGAGTGATGTGATCTCAGGATGA
- a CDS encoding NTP transferase domain-containing protein, whose product MDAIIMAGGFGSRLGMGEKPCVELLGKPLISYVIDTLQKTESIGDIYVAVSPATPKTASYVEEKYEGKVQVIPTGGGNYVGDMVYAVKAACISDPLLILMSDLPLLTPDLLEKVIAEYKVCGKPAMSIFSPISVCKSLGIRPDTVFNWGGEGKLIVPSGVNIMDGKDVDHEQDYVSLVMDDVEFALNINTVDDLKRCKEMISERDAKSIRN is encoded by the coding sequence TTGGACGCTATAATAATGGCAGGGGGATTTGGAAGCAGACTAGGTATGGGGGAAAAACCCTGTGTTGAACTACTTGGAAAACCTCTGATATCATATGTTATCGATACTTTGCAAAAAACAGAAAGCATTGGTGATATCTATGTTGCCGTATCTCCGGCAACACCTAAAACCGCATCTTATGTAGAGGAAAAGTATGAGGGTAAAGTTCAGGTCATACCCACAGGTGGCGGCAACTATGTTGGTGATATGGTCTATGCAGTAAAAGCTGCCTGTATAAGCGACCCTTTGCTGATACTCATGTCAGATCTGCCTTTACTTACTCCCGATCTGCTTGAAAAGGTAATTGCTGAATACAAAGTATGTGGTAAACCTGCAATGTCTATATTCTCTCCGATATCCGTTTGTAAAAGTCTTGGCATAAGGCCGGATACGGTGTTCAATTGGGGCGGTGAAGGAAAACTGATAGTTCCTTCAGGTGTCAATATAATGGATGGTAAAGATGTTGATCATGAACAGGACTATGTTAGTCTTGTGATGGACGATGTTGAATTTGCTCTAAATATCAATACAGTTGATGACCTGAAAAGATGCAAAGAGATGATCTCTGAAAGGGATGCCAAATCTATCAGGAACTAA
- a CDS encoding DUF373 family protein — translation MQTLVICIDRDNDLGDKANVLAPLIGREANIEAAVKLATADPEDSDTNTIFGGVKILDELLDKGVDAEIITLAGDRNIGIISDQKIANQLDIILKRFPAESGIFVSDGAEDETLLPIVQSRMKIDSVRRIVVMQSANLESTYYIIKHAFNDPKISQTFFVPLGLAALIYAFFLLIDYSQGAIIGILAAVGLYMLYRGFSDTVDLYWEKLKDSFYSGRMTFFTYATAALLILIGTLVGLMGVWSLYTSQGIWYYGIIPLITSFIHSTIWIYILAIIFADAGKIIDCRQRSEPSGKYIIPAYFVMSLGFLLWGATSYLMSLNPVMGGTETSLQAGLEIFVYSIVFAIILALAGIRASNKPQKKEKRSKR, via the coding sequence ATGCAAACACTGGTAATATGTATTGACAGGGATAATGACCTTGGAGACAAAGCAAACGTACTTGCTCCTCTTATAGGCAGGGAAGCAAACATAGAGGCAGCAGTGAAACTTGCAACGGCAGACCCTGAAGATTCTGATACCAATACGATTTTTGGTGGAGTCAAGATACTTGACGAACTGCTGGATAAAGGAGTCGATGCAGAGATAATCACCCTTGCAGGTGACCGGAATATCGGTATCATATCCGACCAGAAAATAGCAAACCAGCTCGATATTATATTGAAGAGATTCCCTGCAGAATCCGGAATATTCGTTTCCGATGGCGCCGAGGATGAAACGTTACTTCCAATCGTCCAGTCAAGAATGAAGATCGATTCTGTCAGGCGTATAGTAGTAATGCAGAGTGCAAATCTTGAAAGTACTTACTACATAATCAAACATGCATTCAATGACCCGAAGATATCCCAGACATTCTTCGTACCTCTGGGCCTTGCGGCTCTGATCTATGCATTTTTCCTTCTCATAGACTATTCCCAGGGAGCCATAATCGGTATTCTGGCTGCTGTGGGTCTTTACATGCTTTACAGAGGTTTCAGTGATACAGTAGACCTTTACTGGGAAAAACTGAAAGATTCCTTCTATTCAGGCAGGATGACATTTTTTACCTATGCAACAGCAGCTCTTCTGATATTGATCGGAACATTGGTAGGACTTATGGGTGTATGGTCACTATACACCTCACAGGGAATATGGTATTACGGAATTATTCCACTAATTACGTCTTTCATTCATAGTACTATCTGGATATACATACTGGCAATCATTTTTGCAGATGCCGGTAAGATCATTGATTGCAGACAACGCTCTGAACCATCAGGTAAGTACATAATTCCTGCTTACTTTGTCATGTCATTAGGTTTCCTTTTGTGGGGAGCTACAAGTTACCTTATGTCCCTGAATCCAGTGATGGGTGGGACGGAAACAAGCCTGCAGGCTGGCTTGGAGATATTTGTATATTCCATTGTGTTTGCCATAATTCTTGCACTGGCAGGAATCAGAGCTTCCAATAAACCCCAGAAAAAAGAAAAAAGATCAAAAAGGTAG
- the ileS gene encoding isoleucine--tRNA ligase, producing the protein MIEEITNQYDPKKIEEKVHALWNETSAYSKVREHRKGGKRFFFVDGPPYTTGHIHLGTAWNKIIKDSILRYRSMNGFDIIDRAGWDMHGLPIEVKVEGALGFTSKKDIESYGVGNFIEKCKEFALNQKDDMTDQFQDLGAWLDWNDPYMTLRDEYIEAAWWTMKQAQEKNLLEQGKRVVNWCPRCETAIADSEVEYDERKDPSIFVKFPIIGEEDTFVVIWTTTPWTIPSNVAVAVHPSFEYSKVKAVSSEGKEETLIVASELVENVLRKGRYADYEVLGTMLGEDLTSLSYESPIADKVPKQAEMKHSIYLADYVTAENTGCVHIAPGHGMDDFEVGKKNGLPIFCPVGPDGRYTEEAGEYAGMHIREANKVVIEDLNERGNLLSEGIIEHRYGHCWRCKTPIIYLATEQWFIKIGELKEQMLEEIAQVKWYPDWAGSARFKDWVEGARDWCVSRQRYWGIPIPVWKCKSCGRMHVVGTKKELQEMSGVSDDIELHRPYVDEVLLDCECGGKMKRVEDVFDVWFDSAVASWATLRFPQQTEEFDKWWPADFITEGQDQTRGWFYSQLGASMVAFGKAPYKSVLMHGFTLDSEGKKMSKSLGNVVAPGDVIEQFGADTLRSFVLSSSAPWDDLKFVSSELGNINRTINILWNVYRFPLPYMVLDKFDPSQVSLESVKPHFRKEDRWILSRAQSLVAEVDDAMSKCTLHRALRSINEFVLEDLSRWYIQLIRPRTWVEADDPDKLAVYRVLYDIFVLTAKVIAPFMPHLAEEMYQNLVRNVYPDAPVTIHMNDWPQVDESLVDRDLEAHMDMVRSIVESASNARQKVGRKLRWPVSRIVLSPVNQQAADAVTNLKSVLMDQTNSKDIVLTGVGESWDELGFEANPDPGKIGPVFKGDAGKVVGAIKQADAMQLKKALALEDQFELEIPGGTAMIKPEMVNFIETLPEMVASAQSSAGIIYVDANLTREIESEGYTREVIRRVQDMRKELNLAVDDNIKSHIQINDQRVLDLVLDREQFIAKETRANIQVIGLDVDTASSLEKDWDVEGISMTIGISKTN; encoded by the coding sequence ATGATAGAGGAGATCACCAACCAGTATGACCCAAAGAAAATAGAGGAGAAGGTACATGCTCTCTGGAACGAGACAAGTGCCTATTCCAAGGTACGTGAGCACAGAAAAGGTGGAAAACGATTCTTTTTCGTAGATGGTCCGCCATATACAACAGGACATATTCACCTGGGAACAGCCTGGAACAAGATCATCAAGGACTCCATTCTCAGATACCGTTCCATGAATGGTTTTGACATAATTGACCGTGCAGGTTGGGATATGCATGGTCTTCCTATTGAAGTTAAAGTGGAAGGTGCACTTGGTTTTACTTCCAAGAAAGACATCGAGAGCTATGGTGTCGGTAATTTCATCGAGAAATGTAAGGAATTCGCACTAAATCAGAAAGATGACATGACAGACCAGTTCCAGGACCTTGGAGCATGGCTTGACTGGAACGACCCTTACATGACACTCAGGGATGAATACATCGAGGCTGCCTGGTGGACAATGAAACAGGCACAGGAAAAGAATCTCCTTGAGCAGGGAAAGCGTGTTGTCAACTGGTGTCCACGCTGTGAAACAGCTATTGCTGATTCCGAAGTAGAATATGATGAAAGGAAAGACCCTTCCATATTCGTAAAATTCCCGATAATAGGTGAAGAGGACACCTTCGTGGTCATATGGACCACAACACCATGGACCATACCTTCAAACGTAGCAGTTGCAGTACATCCTTCTTTTGAGTACTCAAAGGTAAAAGCAGTAAGTTCAGAAGGCAAAGAGGAAACACTCATAGTTGCTTCCGAGCTTGTTGAGAACGTACTCAGAAAAGGAAGATACGCAGATTATGAAGTTCTCGGAACAATGCTTGGCGAAGACCTCACATCACTTTCATACGAAAGCCCGATCGCTGATAAGGTGCCAAAACAGGCCGAGATGAAACACAGCATATATCTTGCAGACTATGTAACCGCAGAGAATACCGGTTGTGTACACATTGCTCCGGGACATGGTATGGACGACTTTGAAGTTGGTAAGAAGAACGGTCTTCCAATATTCTGTCCTGTAGGGCCGGATGGTCGCTACACCGAAGAAGCCGGTGAATATGCAGGAATGCACATCCGTGAGGCTAACAAAGTTGTCATCGAAGACCTTAATGAGCGTGGAAACCTGCTTTCAGAAGGTATCATCGAACACAGGTACGGGCACTGCTGGCGTTGTAAAACACCAATCATCTACTTAGCTACTGAACAGTGGTTCATCAAGATCGGCGAGCTCAAGGAACAGATGCTTGAAGAGATAGCACAGGTAAAATGGTATCCTGACTGGGCCGGTTCTGCAAGATTTAAAGACTGGGTCGAGGGAGCACGTGACTGGTGTGTTTCCCGTCAGAGATACTGGGGTATCCCGATCCCTGTCTGGAAGTGTAAAAGTTGTGGCAGGATGCACGTAGTCGGTACCAAGAAAGAACTTCAGGAAATGTCCGGTGTCAGTGATGATATTGAGCTTCACAGGCCATATGTAGATGAAGTACTACTTGACTGTGAATGTGGCGGTAAGATGAAGCGTGTTGAAGACGTTTTCGATGTATGGTTCGATTCAGCCGTAGCTTCCTGGGCAACACTCAGGTTCCCACAGCAGACAGAAGAGTTCGACAAATGGTGGCCTGCTGACTTTATCACAGAAGGGCAGGACCAGACACGCGGATGGTTCTATTCACAGCTTGGTGCAAGTATGGTTGCTTTTGGCAAGGCACCTTACAAGAGCGTACTTATGCACGGTTTCACCCTTGACAGTGAAGGCAAGAAAATGTCAAAGAGTCTCGGAAATGTCGTAGCTCCCGGTGATGTTATAGAACAGTTCGGTGCTGATACCCTGCGTAGTTTTGTCTTATCTTCAAGTGCTCCGTGGGATGATCTCAAATTCGTAAGCAGTGAATTGGGCAATATCAACAGGACTATCAACATTCTCTGGAATGTTTACCGTTTCCCACTGCCTTACATGGTGCTTGACAAATTTGATCCTTCACAGGTTTCACTTGAATCCGTAAAACCACATTTTCGCAAGGAAGACAGATGGATTCTTTCAAGAGCTCAGTCACTTGTTGCTGAGGTTGACGATGCCATGTCAAAGTGCACATTGCACAGGGCACTCAGGTCTATCAACGAGTTTGTGCTTGAAGACCTTTCAAGGTGGTATATCCAGCTTATCAGGCCAAGGACATGGGTAGAGGCAGATGACCCTGACAAGCTTGCTGTGTATCGTGTACTCTATGACATATTCGTACTGACAGCAAAGGTAATTGCACCATTCATGCCACACCTGGCAGAGGAAATGTACCAGAACCTTGTGAGAAATGTGTACCCTGATGCACCGGTAACAATTCACATGAACGACTGGCCACAGGTGGATGAGAGCCTTGTCGACAGGGATCTTGAAGCTCATATGGATATGGTGCGCTCAATTGTAGAGTCCGCATCCAATGCCCGCCAGAAGGTTGGAAGGAAGCTCAGGTGGCCTGTATCACGCATAGTTCTCAGTCCTGTAAACCAGCAGGCAGCAGATGCAGTTACAAACCTGAAATCCGTACTAATGGACCAGACAAACTCCAAAGACATCGTGCTTACCGGAGTAGGAGAATCATGGGATGAACTTGGATTTGAGGCAAATCCGGATCCCGGAAAGATAGGTCCGGTATTCAAGGGCGATGCTGGCAAGGTCGTTGGTGCAATAAAGCAGGCAGATGCAATGCAGCTTAAGAAAGCACTTGCTCTGGAAGACCAGTTTGAACTGGAAATCCCGGGCGGAACTGCTATGATAAAACCTGAAATGGTCAACTTCATAGAGACACTGCCTGAAATGGTTGCAAGTGCCCAGTCCAGTGCAGGTATAATTTATGTGGATGCGAACCTGACCCGTGAAATAGAATCCGAAGGTTACACAAGGGAAGTAATCCGCAGGGTGCAGGATATGAGGAAGGAACTCAATCTTGCAGTTGATGACAATATCAAATCCCACATACAGATAAACGACCAGAGGGTACTTGACCTTGTACTTGACCGTGAGCAGTTCATTGCAAAAGAAACCCGTGCGAATATCCAGGTCATTGGCCTTGATGTTGACACAGCAAGTTCACTTGAAAAGGACTGGGATGTCGAAGGCATATCCATGACCATCGGCATTTCAAAAACAAACTGA
- a CDS encoding MTAP family purine nucleoside phosphorylase, with protein MKEKVLNCIISPGSSQDNKDDMQGYRNLNIQAALIGGVAFPSEAMSEELVVSTPYGDVTVYLCTIGEKKVALLPRHVGNNGHLPPHMINYRANIYAIHKLGISRVISTNSVGTMKNHPVGSFFLPEDFVDMTRTRPSTFYNDRTVHADVTEPYCPEIRKLMADYLERTNIGYSEGVYVCTEGPRFETRAEIRMMRQFGDVVGMTGLPEAVLAKEMNMCYASICTITNNACGLGNGKMTVSDVLDTLDKIKERLQDILASVIYALPETPSCNCRYACSDSEL; from the coding sequence ATGAAGGAAAAAGTACTCAATTGTATTATATCCCCTGGTAGTTCACAGGATAATAAGGACGATATGCAGGGTTACCGGAATCTGAATATCCAGGCTGCCTTAATAGGTGGCGTTGCTTTTCCTTCCGAAGCAATGTCAGAGGAATTAGTGGTCAGTACGCCTTATGGGGACGTTACTGTCTATCTCTGTACTATTGGTGAAAAAAAAGTTGCATTATTACCCAGGCATGTGGGGAACAATGGTCATCTGCCACCCCATATGATCAATTACAGGGCAAACATTTATGCTATACATAAACTTGGTATTTCAAGGGTGATCTCTACAAATTCAGTAGGAACGATGAAAAATCATCCAGTTGGAAGTTTCTTCCTTCCTGAGGACTTCGTTGACATGACGCGTACCCGTCCATCTACGTTTTACAATGACAGGACTGTTCATGCCGATGTAACTGAACCATACTGTCCTGAGATAAGAAAACTAATGGCCGATTACCTTGAAAGAACTAATATTGGCTATTCTGAAGGTGTTTATGTATGTACCGAGGGTCCACGCTTTGAGACCAGGGCTGAAATACGAATGATGAGACAGTTCGGAGATGTGGTTGGTATGACAGGTCTTCCTGAAGCAGTCCTTGCAAAGGAGATGAATATGTGTTATGCTTCTATCTGCACAATCACCAATAATGCATGTGGTCTTGGAAATGGGAAAATGACAGTAAGTGATGTTCTTGATACTCTTGACAAAATAAAAGAAAGGTTGCAGGACATTCTGGCCAGCGTTATATATGCACTTCCTGAAACCCCGTCCTGTAATTGCAGATATGCCTGTTCTGATTCTGAACTATAA
- a CDS encoding 6-hydroxymethylpterin diphosphokinase MptE-like protein, with amino-acid sequence MDFNEWEPIYESILKDMGFSREGDEQAALLLSAMLNASNSADISELKALIEGKDVLVCGNAPVLAQELELINPDDFVIITADGATAVLVDREVIPDIIVTDLDGDVEKEIIANKAGAIMVVHGHGDNIDKLHTYVPQLNRIIGSTQAAPLENVFNFGGFSDGDRCAYLAREFGATSITLLGFDFDDENVNPIKKKKLKWARLLIERLNP; translated from the coding sequence ATGGACTTCAATGAATGGGAACCCATTTACGAGTCCATACTAAAGGACATGGGCTTTAGCAGGGAAGGTGATGAGCAGGCTGCTCTTCTCCTCTCTGCAATGCTTAATGCATCTAATTCTGCAGACATTTCCGAATTAAAAGCTCTTATTGAAGGAAAGGACGTTCTTGTCTGTGGAAATGCTCCTGTTCTTGCACAGGAACTTGAACTGATTAATCCCGATGATTTTGTGATTATTACAGCCGATGGGGCTACTGCTGTACTTGTTGACAGGGAAGTTATTCCAGATATCATTGTAACCGATCTTGATGGTGATGTCGAGAAAGAGATAATTGCCAACAAAGCCGGAGCAATCATGGTGGTACACGGTCATGGAGACAACATTGACAAACTTCATACCTATGTTCCTCAACTTAACAGAATAATAGGAAGCACTCAGGCTGCACCTCTGGAAAATGTTTTTAATTTCGGTGGTTTCAGTGATGGAGACAGGTGTGCGTATCTGGCAAGAGAATTTGGTGCCACCAGCATAACCCTTCTGGGATTTGATTTTGATGATGAGAATGTCAATCCAATTAAGAAGAAAAAACTAAAATGGGCTCGTCTGCTAATTGAAAGACTAAATCCATAA
- a CDS encoding cobalamin biosynthesis protein, protein MILPVPVQPDASELVIVLLLAYVLDIVLGEPPFAIHPVVWMGKLIGFFKKNIPENNRRLYGIFIGLTTILFGCTIAYLVMLFMGIESVPAILRYLVAAYFLKATFAIRCLYGAASEVRTELDAGRLDSARQKLSMYVSRNTSKLEEGQVSSAIIETTSENYVDGILSPLLFYACFGPYGLIAAYIFKATSTLDSMVGYTDERHREVGWFSAKFDDVLNWIPARVSVIFLSAATLVVSLVYRKVKIPDYKTALKTGIRDGLKTPSPNSGFPMASIAGALKIKLEKPNTYVLGDGFVYPVSEDIKLTSWIILVASFFAIIVSSITIIL, encoded by the coding sequence ATGATCCTGCCAGTGCCGGTACAACCAGATGCCAGTGAATTGGTTATAGTACTTCTTCTGGCCTATGTTCTGGATATTGTGTTAGGTGAACCTCCATTTGCAATACATCCGGTTGTCTGGATGGGCAAATTGATAGGCTTTTTCAAGAAGAATATTCCTGAGAACAACCGCAGGCTCTACGGAATATTCATTGGCCTGACAACGATACTTTTCGGATGTACTATCGCCTATCTTGTAATGTTATTCATGGGCATTGAATCCGTCCCGGCAATTCTTCGTTATCTTGTGGCCGCTTATTTCCTTAAGGCAACATTTGCTATTCGCTGCCTTTACGGTGCAGCCAGTGAAGTAAGGACTGAGCTTGATGCCGGAAGACTTGACAGTGCCAGACAGAAGCTTTCAATGTACGTGAGCCGTAATACATCAAAACTGGAGGAAGGGCAGGTTTCTTCAGCAATAATCGAGACAACTTCAGAGAACTATGTAGATGGGATACTTTCTCCTTTGTTGTTCTATGCATGTTTCGGGCCTTATGGACTTATTGCAGCATACATATTCAAAGCTACAAGTACCCTGGATTCCATGGTAGGATACACAGATGAACGCCACCGTGAAGTGGGCTGGTTCTCTGCAAAGTTCGATGATGTGCTTAACTGGATACCTGCACGTGTGTCTGTGATTTTCCTTTCAGCTGCAACTCTTGTTGTGAGCCTTGTGTATCGTAAGGTCAAAATACCGGATTACAAGACTGCCCTTAAAACAGGTATCAGGGATGGATTAAAAACACCATCTCCGAATTCAGGTTTTCCAATGGCCTCAATTGCAGGTGCCCTGAAAATAAAACTGGAAAAACCAAACACATATGTTCTGGGTGATGGTTTTGTTTACCCGGTGTCAGAGGATATCAAACTCACATCCTGGATAATCCTTGTGGCATCATTCTTTGCAATCATCGTATCTTCGATTACGATTATACTTTAG
- the cobS gene encoding adenosylcobinamide-GDP ribazoletransferase, with the protein MSGFLLALRSSFGFLSTIPVGISMEGLDEFFKRTYLHLVVGIVLGLLIGAVAYLLVTYLPISIAAVLVIAFVYYITGLNHLDGVADLGDGLTAHGSVEKKLKALKDMSLGIGGVAYAALIIIAFYATLVALHEQSLIVYSSAADIAKIFFFAMFVSEISAMQSMLTVAAFGKSIHEGLGSILIKNTTVPKYLIGFVIGIVACVGMSFYLGFGMAGIIPFIAAILATFVLINISNRHFGGVNGDVIGASNEVGRIIALIAVTLVVMYGGIVWTL; encoded by the coding sequence ATGAGCGGGTTTTTATTAGCTCTCAGGTCCAGTTTCGGATTCCTTTCAACAATTCCCGTAGGTATTAGTATGGAAGGGCTTGACGAGTTCTTCAAAAGAACATATCTGCATCTGGTAGTGGGAATTGTCCTTGGATTATTAATAGGTGCGGTTGCATACCTTCTTGTAACTTATTTGCCAATCTCCATTGCTGCTGTACTTGTGATAGCATTCGTCTACTATATTACAGGACTGAATCATCTGGATGGAGTGGCGGACCTTGGTGATGGTCTCACTGCCCATGGTTCTGTGGAAAAGAAACTCAAAGCACTGAAGGACATGTCACTTGGAATAGGTGGCGTTGCCTACGCAGCTCTTATTATTATTGCATTCTATGCGACTCTTGTAGCATTGCATGAGCAGTCTTTGATTGTATACTCATCTGCTGCCGACATCGCAAAAATATTCTTCTTTGCAATGTTTGTTTCAGAGATCAGTGCCATGCAATCAATGCTGACAGTTGCTGCATTCGGCAAGTCCATACATGAAGGATTGGGTTCAATACTTATCAAGAATACCACAGTACCTAAATACCTTATAGGATTTGTAATTGGTATTGTTGCCTGTGTTGGAATGTCATTTTACCTGGGTTTTGGTATGGCAGGTATTATTCCTTTCATTGCAGCTATATTGGCAACGTTTGTTTTGATCAATATCAGCAACAGGCATTTCGGTGGTGTTAATGGTGACGTTATCGGTGCTTCCAATGAGGTAGGAAGGATAATAGCACTAATTGCCGTGACATTGGTAGTGATGTATGGAGGTATTGTTTGGACGCTATAA
- a CDS encoding RAD55 family ATPase: protein MLDPKNMLENQIATPDVEESRETSESSLYDSIKNPEKNQVIHKGVQLKSTGISVLDRTLGGGVPAGSLTFFSADPRSMSEVFLYQFTQSRKTYYFTTNRRPRFVLNDVINLGFDPSNIIFVDIYSEYYCTSGGEISDNLNNEFIDSKILEFTEYNLRNIANDSSGEDVNIIFDSFCFFTGLTANKGLIKQLINVIYETTKELNCLTYLYGSTSSPNDNLKAFAYNLCDVIFESMLDQGADKVVSKLAIPKIRGMIPNTEIIKFKIGDGVQIDTSRDIA from the coding sequence ATGCTGGATCCTAAAAACATGCTCGAAAACCAAATTGCTACTCCTGATGTAGAAGAATCAAGAGAGACTAGTGAAAGCTCCCTGTATGACAGTATCAAAAACCCGGAAAAGAATCAGGTTATACACAAAGGAGTTCAACTAAAATCTACCGGTATATCTGTTCTTGACAGAACACTGGGAGGAGGGGTGCCAGCAGGTTCGCTTACATTTTTCTCAGCTGATCCCCGCTCCATGTCAGAGGTTTTCCTTTACCAGTTCACTCAATCAAGGAAAACATATTACTTCACAACCAACAGAAGACCAAGATTCGTGTTAAATGATGTCATTAACCTTGGTTTTGATCCTTCTAATATAATATTTGTAGACATTTACAGCGAATACTACTGTACCTCAGGTGGAGAGATCTCTGATAATCTGAATAACGAGTTCATAGATTCAAAAATACTGGAATTTACCGAATATAACCTGCGTAATATCGCAAATGACTCCAGTGGAGAGGATGTAAACATAATCTTTGATTCTTTTTGTTTCTTTACAGGACTTACAGCTAACAAGGGACTTATAAAACAGCTAATTAACGTCATATACGAAACAACAAAAGAACTTAATTGCCTCACTTACCTTTACGGATCAACTTCCAGCCCCAATGATAATCTCAAGGCCTTCGCTTACAATCTATGTGATGTAATATTCGAATCCATGCTTGACCAGGGGGCTGACAAGGTCGTGAGCAAACTGGCGATTCCGAAAATAAGAGGAATGATACCCAACACTGAGATCATTAAGTTCAAGATCGGTGATGGTGTCCAGATCGATACTTCAAGGGATATCGCTTAA